The Aedes aegypti strain LVP_AGWG chromosome 3, AaegL5.0 Primary Assembly, whole genome shotgun sequence genome contains a region encoding:
- the LOC5578570 gene encoding tubulin polyglutamylase TTLL13 isoform X1 encodes MLPRRDNRINKSAKQTARKKASSEDESSEEGSSSSGSSSDDGSNSSSGSDSEMDTTETSFSSKSATECVGSSKQQGLLKVNHRSYTVYCDTARNSKNFCHGSIGEPLMEDIKKDPNVLPLNDTRLTVRPPIVVSPVHFKCSTDSHSISYVYYVDISFCSHNRKTRARNEHVVHRNKKSKRIPPISICILNSRYDIIPRICRRLGYRLVAENELWNVCWTDSLVGVDFCRDMRRFQKINHFPGMFEICRKDLLARNLSRMQKLFPTEYQIFPKTWVFPADLGEAIAYSRTHRSKTYILKPDQGSQGRGIFLTKNLKEINPRDRMICQVYIHRPLLIDGYKFDLRVYTLVTSTDPLRIFVYKEGLARFATYKYREPCITNTSNNFMHLTNYSVNKYSRCFSNDDEAGSKRRFATLNRILTSEGYDIAELWNNIDDVIVKTILSAWQVLRHTYQASFPTHDIIQACFEILGFDILIDHRLKPYILEVNHSPSFHTDEAIDKEIKEALIHDTFVMLNLNGEVKKRVLEEDKRRIQNRLLQRLREYSKSKEASKESSSDSKNGDDDDPSEERLGPWADQITWEETHLGGFRRILPVPGDPDRYAHIFLAQTQASVYNETAASKKREECAKQQRIELEERYKHNQAMLNKNNPKGQHLGSKGLCSSEDGALVVKKKKKVKPKVVKKKDNYSPDSIMEYEERERMALLAQRDFFIRTCGLVQNIYLNFNRNKLLTMSDQRKYKEPFAKLVANDILQQDLCSQQSTQSGTTTCLPVLSNHYGSSTASHSSSQKLHLKSLVTISDTTSWMQCAEVTQPSRPPLPYLLASQPTNYRSTKSTMARQVTNVVKRHNMDTRQLYSASDKVI; translated from the exons ATGTTACCTCGGCGGGATAATCGAATCAATAAATCAGCGAAACAAACGGCGCGCAAAAAGGCGTCCAGTGAAGATGAGTCCAGTGAGGAGGGATCGTCCAGTTCCGGATCGTCGTCAGATGATGGCTCCAATTCGAGTTCCGGTTCCGACTCGGAAATGGATACCACCGAGACGTCGTTCTCGTCGAAAAGTGCCACCGAATGCGTCGGAAGCAGCAAACAGCAGGGATTACTTAAGGTTAACCATCGGTCCTACACGGTGTACTGTGATACGGCCAGGAATTCGAAGAACTTCTGCCACGGCAGCATCGGTGAACCACTAATGGAAGATATCAAGAAGGATCCCAA CGTTCTCCCGCTAAATGATACCCGCCTTACCGTCAGGCCGCCAATAGTAGTTTCCCCCGTTCACTTCAAATGCTCAACGGATTCCCACTCTATATCGTATGTTTATTATGTTGATATTTCTTTTTGCAGTCACAATAGAAAAACTCGCGCCAGAAACGAGCACGTTGTACATAGAAACAAGAAATCGAAACGAAT ACCGCCAATCAGTATTTGCATATTGAACAGCCGCTACGATATCATACCGCGGATATGCCGCAGGCTCGGTTATCGACTGGTGGCCGAGAATGAGCTGTGGAACGTGTGCTGGACGGATTCACTGGTGGGGGTAGACTTCTGTCGGGACATGAGGCGCTTCCAGAAAATCAATCACTTCCCTGGAATGTTCGAAATCTGCCGCAAGGACCTGTTGGCACGGAATCTCAGCCGGATGCAGAAGCTGTTTCCGACCGAGTATCAGATCTTCCCGAAGACATGGGTCTTTCCGGCTGA TTTGGGTGAGGCGATAGCGTACAGCAGGACGCACCGGAGTAAAACGTACATTTTGAAGCCAGATCAGGGATCTCAGGGAAGAGGGATATTCTTGACGAAGAACCTGAAGGAGATTAATCCTCGGGACAGGATGATTTGTCAGGTCTACATCCATCGG CCTTTGCTGATCGACGGCTACAAGTTCGACCTGCGAGTCTACACCCTCGTAACGTCTACCGATCCTCTTCGGATATTCGTTTACAAGGAAGGCCTGGCACGCTTTGCAACGTACAAATATCGGGAGCCATGCATCACAAATACCTCGAACAACTTCATGCATTTGACAAACTACTCGGTGAATAAGTATAGTAGATGCTTCTCAAATGACGATGAGGCCGGTAGTAAACGAAGATTCGCTACGCTGAATCGAATCCTGACGTCTGAGGGGTACGATATTGCCGAACTGTGGAACAACATCGATGATGTGATAGTAAAAACCATTCTTAGTGCGTGGCAAGTCCTAAGGCATACGTATCAAGCGAGTTTCCCAACGCACGACATAATACAGGCATGCTTCGAGATCCTTGGTTTCGACATTCTGATCGATCATAGACTGAAGCCGTACATCCTGGAAGTCAATCATTCTCCTTCATTTCACACGGACGAGGCCATCGATAAGGAAATCAAGGAAGCTCTCATCCACGACACGTTTGTGATGCTAAACCTCAACGGCGAAGTCAAGAAACGTGTTCTGGAGGAAGACAAACGCCGAATACAGAATAGACTGCTGCAAAGACTGCGCGAATACTCCAAGAGCAAAGAGGCTAGCAAAGAGAGCAGTAGCGATAGCAAGAACGGTGACGACGATGATCCCTCAGAAGAACGACTGGGACCATGGGCGGATCAAATCACCTGGGAAGAGACCCATCTTGGAGGATTCCGACGAATACTGCCAGTTCCGGGAGATCCCGATCGATACGCACACATCTTCCTGGCGCAAACGCAAGCATCGGTGTACAACGAGACGGCAGCGAGCAAGAAGCGCGAGGAATGTGCCAAACAGCAACGGATCGAACTGGAAGAACGCTACAAACACAATCAAGCAATGCTCAACAAAAACAATCCAAAGGGACAGCATCTGGGGAGCAAGGGGCTGTGCTCCAGCGAGGATGGCGCCCTGGTggtgaagaagaaaaagaaggtgAAACCGAAGGTGGTCAAGAAGAAGGACAACTACAGTCCGGACAGCATTATGGAGTACGAGGAGCGCGAGAGGATGGCACTGCTGGCGCAGCGAGACTTCTTTATCAGGACGTGCGGGTTGGTGCAGAAT ATCTATCTCAACTTCAACCGGAACAAACTGCTGACCATGTCCGACCAACGCAAGTACAAGGAACCTTTCGCCAAGCTGGTGGCGAACGACATACTCCAGCAGGACCTTTGCAGCCAACAATCGACCCAATCCGGTACGACCACCTGTCTCCCGGTGCTGTCCAACCACTATGGAAGCAGTACAGCTTCGCACTCGTCGAGCCAGAAACTGCACCTGAAGAGTTTGGTAACGATCAGCGACACAACGTCCTGGATGCAGTGCGCCGAAGTGACCCAACCGAGCAGACCTCCACTGCCCTATCTGCTGGCATCGCAACCGACCAACTACCGGAGCACCAAATCCACCATGGCACGGCAGGTCACCAATGTGGTCAAGCGGCACAACATGGACACTAGGCAGCTGTACTCGGCCTCCGATAAGGTTATCTAG
- the LOC5578570 gene encoding tubulin polyglutamylase TTLL13 isoform X3, whose protein sequence is MLPRRDNRINKSAKQTARKKASSEDESSEEGSSSSGSSSDDGSNSSSGSDSEMDTTETSFSSKSATECVGSSKQQGLLKVNHRSYTVYCDTARNSKNFCHGSIGEPLMEDIKKDPKPPISICILNSRYDIIPRICRRLGYRLVAENELWNVCWTDSLVGVDFCRDMRRFQKINHFPGMFEICRKDLLARNLSRMQKLFPTEYQIFPKTWVFPADLGEAIAYSRTHRSKTYILKPDQGSQGRGIFLTKNLKEINPRDRMICQVYIHRPLLIDGYKFDLRVYTLVTSTDPLRIFVYKEGLARFATYKYREPCITNTSNNFMHLTNYSVNKYSRCFSNDDEAGSKRRFATLNRILTSEGYDIAELWNNIDDVIVKTILSAWQVLRHTYQASFPTHDIIQACFEILGFDILIDHRLKPYILEVNHSPSFHTDEAIDKEIKEALIHDTFVMLNLNGEVKKRVLEEDKRRIQNRLLQRLREYSKSKEASKESSSDSKNGDDDDPSEERLGPWADQITWEETHLGGFRRILPVPGDPDRYAHIFLAQTQASVYNETAASKKREECAKQQRIELEERYKHNQAMLNKNNPKGQHLGSKGLCSSEDGALVVKKKKKVKPKVVKKKDNYSPDSIMEYEERERMALLAQRDFFIRTCGLVQNIYLNFNRNKLLTMSDQRKYKEPFAKLVANDILQQDLCSQQSTQSGTTTCLPVLSNHYGSSTASHSSSQKLHLKSLVTISDTTSWMQCAEVTQPSRPPLPYLLASQPTNYRSTKSTMARQVTNVVKRHNMDTRQLYSASDKVI, encoded by the exons ATGTTACCTCGGCGGGATAATCGAATCAATAAATCAGCGAAACAAACGGCGCGCAAAAAGGCGTCCAGTGAAGATGAGTCCAGTGAGGAGGGATCGTCCAGTTCCGGATCGTCGTCAGATGATGGCTCCAATTCGAGTTCCGGTTCCGACTCGGAAATGGATACCACCGAGACGTCGTTCTCGTCGAAAAGTGCCACCGAATGCGTCGGAAGCAGCAAACAGCAGGGATTACTTAAGGTTAACCATCGGTCCTACACGGTGTACTGTGATACGGCCAGGAATTCGAAGAACTTCTGCCACGGCAGCATCGGTGAACCACTAATGGAAGATATCAAGAAGGATCCCAA ACCGCCAATCAGTATTTGCATATTGAACAGCCGCTACGATATCATACCGCGGATATGCCGCAGGCTCGGTTATCGACTGGTGGCCGAGAATGAGCTGTGGAACGTGTGCTGGACGGATTCACTGGTGGGGGTAGACTTCTGTCGGGACATGAGGCGCTTCCAGAAAATCAATCACTTCCCTGGAATGTTCGAAATCTGCCGCAAGGACCTGTTGGCACGGAATCTCAGCCGGATGCAGAAGCTGTTTCCGACCGAGTATCAGATCTTCCCGAAGACATGGGTCTTTCCGGCTGA TTTGGGTGAGGCGATAGCGTACAGCAGGACGCACCGGAGTAAAACGTACATTTTGAAGCCAGATCAGGGATCTCAGGGAAGAGGGATATTCTTGACGAAGAACCTGAAGGAGATTAATCCTCGGGACAGGATGATTTGTCAGGTCTACATCCATCGG CCTTTGCTGATCGACGGCTACAAGTTCGACCTGCGAGTCTACACCCTCGTAACGTCTACCGATCCTCTTCGGATATTCGTTTACAAGGAAGGCCTGGCACGCTTTGCAACGTACAAATATCGGGAGCCATGCATCACAAATACCTCGAACAACTTCATGCATTTGACAAACTACTCGGTGAATAAGTATAGTAGATGCTTCTCAAATGACGATGAGGCCGGTAGTAAACGAAGATTCGCTACGCTGAATCGAATCCTGACGTCTGAGGGGTACGATATTGCCGAACTGTGGAACAACATCGATGATGTGATAGTAAAAACCATTCTTAGTGCGTGGCAAGTCCTAAGGCATACGTATCAAGCGAGTTTCCCAACGCACGACATAATACAGGCATGCTTCGAGATCCTTGGTTTCGACATTCTGATCGATCATAGACTGAAGCCGTACATCCTGGAAGTCAATCATTCTCCTTCATTTCACACGGACGAGGCCATCGATAAGGAAATCAAGGAAGCTCTCATCCACGACACGTTTGTGATGCTAAACCTCAACGGCGAAGTCAAGAAACGTGTTCTGGAGGAAGACAAACGCCGAATACAGAATAGACTGCTGCAAAGACTGCGCGAATACTCCAAGAGCAAAGAGGCTAGCAAAGAGAGCAGTAGCGATAGCAAGAACGGTGACGACGATGATCCCTCAGAAGAACGACTGGGACCATGGGCGGATCAAATCACCTGGGAAGAGACCCATCTTGGAGGATTCCGACGAATACTGCCAGTTCCGGGAGATCCCGATCGATACGCACACATCTTCCTGGCGCAAACGCAAGCATCGGTGTACAACGAGACGGCAGCGAGCAAGAAGCGCGAGGAATGTGCCAAACAGCAACGGATCGAACTGGAAGAACGCTACAAACACAATCAAGCAATGCTCAACAAAAACAATCCAAAGGGACAGCATCTGGGGAGCAAGGGGCTGTGCTCCAGCGAGGATGGCGCCCTGGTggtgaagaagaaaaagaaggtgAAACCGAAGGTGGTCAAGAAGAAGGACAACTACAGTCCGGACAGCATTATGGAGTACGAGGAGCGCGAGAGGATGGCACTGCTGGCGCAGCGAGACTTCTTTATCAGGACGTGCGGGTTGGTGCAGAAT ATCTATCTCAACTTCAACCGGAACAAACTGCTGACCATGTCCGACCAACGCAAGTACAAGGAACCTTTCGCCAAGCTGGTGGCGAACGACATACTCCAGCAGGACCTTTGCAGCCAACAATCGACCCAATCCGGTACGACCACCTGTCTCCCGGTGCTGTCCAACCACTATGGAAGCAGTACAGCTTCGCACTCGTCGAGCCAGAAACTGCACCTGAAGAGTTTGGTAACGATCAGCGACACAACGTCCTGGATGCAGTGCGCCGAAGTGACCCAACCGAGCAGACCTCCACTGCCCTATCTGCTGGCATCGCAACCGACCAACTACCGGAGCACCAAATCCACCATGGCACGGCAGGTCACCAATGTGGTCAAGCGGCACAACATGGACACTAGGCAGCTGTACTCGGCCTCCGATAAGGTTATCTAG
- the LOC5578570 gene encoding tubulin polyglutamylase TTLL13 isoform X2, translating into MLPRRDNRINKSAKQTARKKASSEDESSEEGSSSSGSSSDDGSNSSSGSDSEMDTTETSFSSKSATECVGSSKQQGLLKVNHRSYTVYCDTARNSKNFCHGSIGEPLMEDIKKDPNHNRKTRARNEHVVHRNKKSKRIPPISICILNSRYDIIPRICRRLGYRLVAENELWNVCWTDSLVGVDFCRDMRRFQKINHFPGMFEICRKDLLARNLSRMQKLFPTEYQIFPKTWVFPADLGEAIAYSRTHRSKTYILKPDQGSQGRGIFLTKNLKEINPRDRMICQVYIHRPLLIDGYKFDLRVYTLVTSTDPLRIFVYKEGLARFATYKYREPCITNTSNNFMHLTNYSVNKYSRCFSNDDEAGSKRRFATLNRILTSEGYDIAELWNNIDDVIVKTILSAWQVLRHTYQASFPTHDIIQACFEILGFDILIDHRLKPYILEVNHSPSFHTDEAIDKEIKEALIHDTFVMLNLNGEVKKRVLEEDKRRIQNRLLQRLREYSKSKEASKESSSDSKNGDDDDPSEERLGPWADQITWEETHLGGFRRILPVPGDPDRYAHIFLAQTQASVYNETAASKKREECAKQQRIELEERYKHNQAMLNKNNPKGQHLGSKGLCSSEDGALVVKKKKKVKPKVVKKKDNYSPDSIMEYEERERMALLAQRDFFIRTCGLVQNIYLNFNRNKLLTMSDQRKYKEPFAKLVANDILQQDLCSQQSTQSGTTTCLPVLSNHYGSSTASHSSSQKLHLKSLVTISDTTSWMQCAEVTQPSRPPLPYLLASQPTNYRSTKSTMARQVTNVVKRHNMDTRQLYSASDKVI; encoded by the exons ATGTTACCTCGGCGGGATAATCGAATCAATAAATCAGCGAAACAAACGGCGCGCAAAAAGGCGTCCAGTGAAGATGAGTCCAGTGAGGAGGGATCGTCCAGTTCCGGATCGTCGTCAGATGATGGCTCCAATTCGAGTTCCGGTTCCGACTCGGAAATGGATACCACCGAGACGTCGTTCTCGTCGAAAAGTGCCACCGAATGCGTCGGAAGCAGCAAACAGCAGGGATTACTTAAGGTTAACCATCGGTCCTACACGGTGTACTGTGATACGGCCAGGAATTCGAAGAACTTCTGCCACGGCAGCATCGGTGAACCACTAATGGAAGATATCAAGAAGGATCCCAA TCACAATAGAAAAACTCGCGCCAGAAACGAGCACGTTGTACATAGAAACAAGAAATCGAAACGAAT ACCGCCAATCAGTATTTGCATATTGAACAGCCGCTACGATATCATACCGCGGATATGCCGCAGGCTCGGTTATCGACTGGTGGCCGAGAATGAGCTGTGGAACGTGTGCTGGACGGATTCACTGGTGGGGGTAGACTTCTGTCGGGACATGAGGCGCTTCCAGAAAATCAATCACTTCCCTGGAATGTTCGAAATCTGCCGCAAGGACCTGTTGGCACGGAATCTCAGCCGGATGCAGAAGCTGTTTCCGACCGAGTATCAGATCTTCCCGAAGACATGGGTCTTTCCGGCTGA TTTGGGTGAGGCGATAGCGTACAGCAGGACGCACCGGAGTAAAACGTACATTTTGAAGCCAGATCAGGGATCTCAGGGAAGAGGGATATTCTTGACGAAGAACCTGAAGGAGATTAATCCTCGGGACAGGATGATTTGTCAGGTCTACATCCATCGG CCTTTGCTGATCGACGGCTACAAGTTCGACCTGCGAGTCTACACCCTCGTAACGTCTACCGATCCTCTTCGGATATTCGTTTACAAGGAAGGCCTGGCACGCTTTGCAACGTACAAATATCGGGAGCCATGCATCACAAATACCTCGAACAACTTCATGCATTTGACAAACTACTCGGTGAATAAGTATAGTAGATGCTTCTCAAATGACGATGAGGCCGGTAGTAAACGAAGATTCGCTACGCTGAATCGAATCCTGACGTCTGAGGGGTACGATATTGCCGAACTGTGGAACAACATCGATGATGTGATAGTAAAAACCATTCTTAGTGCGTGGCAAGTCCTAAGGCATACGTATCAAGCGAGTTTCCCAACGCACGACATAATACAGGCATGCTTCGAGATCCTTGGTTTCGACATTCTGATCGATCATAGACTGAAGCCGTACATCCTGGAAGTCAATCATTCTCCTTCATTTCACACGGACGAGGCCATCGATAAGGAAATCAAGGAAGCTCTCATCCACGACACGTTTGTGATGCTAAACCTCAACGGCGAAGTCAAGAAACGTGTTCTGGAGGAAGACAAACGCCGAATACAGAATAGACTGCTGCAAAGACTGCGCGAATACTCCAAGAGCAAAGAGGCTAGCAAAGAGAGCAGTAGCGATAGCAAGAACGGTGACGACGATGATCCCTCAGAAGAACGACTGGGACCATGGGCGGATCAAATCACCTGGGAAGAGACCCATCTTGGAGGATTCCGACGAATACTGCCAGTTCCGGGAGATCCCGATCGATACGCACACATCTTCCTGGCGCAAACGCAAGCATCGGTGTACAACGAGACGGCAGCGAGCAAGAAGCGCGAGGAATGTGCCAAACAGCAACGGATCGAACTGGAAGAACGCTACAAACACAATCAAGCAATGCTCAACAAAAACAATCCAAAGGGACAGCATCTGGGGAGCAAGGGGCTGTGCTCCAGCGAGGATGGCGCCCTGGTggtgaagaagaaaaagaaggtgAAACCGAAGGTGGTCAAGAAGAAGGACAACTACAGTCCGGACAGCATTATGGAGTACGAGGAGCGCGAGAGGATGGCACTGCTGGCGCAGCGAGACTTCTTTATCAGGACGTGCGGGTTGGTGCAGAAT ATCTATCTCAACTTCAACCGGAACAAACTGCTGACCATGTCCGACCAACGCAAGTACAAGGAACCTTTCGCCAAGCTGGTGGCGAACGACATACTCCAGCAGGACCTTTGCAGCCAACAATCGACCCAATCCGGTACGACCACCTGTCTCCCGGTGCTGTCCAACCACTATGGAAGCAGTACAGCTTCGCACTCGTCGAGCCAGAAACTGCACCTGAAGAGTTTGGTAACGATCAGCGACACAACGTCCTGGATGCAGTGCGCCGAAGTGACCCAACCGAGCAGACCTCCACTGCCCTATCTGCTGGCATCGCAACCGACCAACTACCGGAGCACCAAATCCACCATGGCACGGCAGGTCACCAATGTGGTCAAGCGGCACAACATGGACACTAGGCAGCTGTACTCGGCCTCCGATAAGGTTATCTAG